The Archangium primigenium genomic interval GGTGCAGGTGGACAAGCCCGCGTACGGCTACGGCATCTCCGTGGACATCAAGGCGCTGACCGCGCCGCGCTTCAACGGCACCTACCCGGCCGGCTCCAAGATCACCTTCCAGGTGACGCTCAAGGACGGCAACGGCAAGCGCCTGCACCCCGAGGGCTCGCTGCCCACGTACAACGAGGTCGTCTTCGGCACCAACGAGACGGGCCTGCAGTACTACCGGGCGTTCTTCGATCCGACCACCACCTACTACCGCCGCAAGCACCGCGAGCGGATGATGATGACGCAGATCATCGGCCCGGCGCAGAAGATCCAGCCCGTGCGCACCGTGGTGCCCCTGGACGACTTCCTCACGCCCGAGGACGTGCAGACGGTGGCCACGTTCGAGCGCGACGGGGTGTACTCGCAGTTCCAGACCTTCCCGCCCGCCAATGACCTGTTCGGCGGCGCGTTCGATCCCGCGCACGCCGGCTGGGCGGCGCCGGTGAGCGACACCTGGACGTACACGATTCCCCCCAAGGCCACGCCGGGCACCTACCTGGTGACGGTGAAGGGCCGCCGCACCTACCTGGGCGAGGACATCCCCTACAGCCGCACCGTCCCCATCCAGGTGGACAGCCCCAAGCCCACCCAGGCGCCGCTCACCACGGGCCCGTGCACCACGTGCCACAGCGAGGGCGGCGAGCTGTCCAAGGTCCTGCACGCCAATGACAACCGCGCCGCGTGCGCCGGGTGCCACGCGCCGCTGGGCTTCGAGCTGGAAGGCCCCATCTTCGTGCGCACCCACTTCATCCACTCGCGCTCGGACCGCTTCGACGCCCCCACCCAGCAGTGCAACAGCTGCCACCTGACGGCCGAAAGCATCCAGCGCACGAGCAAGGCCGCGTGCATGTCCTGCCACAAGAGCTACCCGGACTCGCACGTGAAGCAGTTCGGCGCCATCGAGAGCATGTACGTGGGCGGCGGACCGGAGTCCTTCCAGCAGTGCACGGGCAGC includes:
- a CDS encoding cytochrome c3 family protein, whose product is MRSHKSVRWSAAWLTVLLTLVGGREARAETTPTELPAPPSAAAAPGAEDERATATPVLLALEVEDGEGVPLTVKAGQVFVINQIDLRAALTSITQDEGVDGLRRQGDFATLNWKGLELADQEPVLLANADGTFTRRRFYRKAKWMDDTSLITVWPMDARNRITGLPLVLNIGGNDQRRPSDDFFVRRLRAIQTIGDCRTATDCTRARSFQEEALVELRHARSGATPFTLSRDTTQLKVLWSARAGLPYTIPVVQVDKPAYGYGISVDIKALTAPRFNGTYPAGSKITFQVTLKDGNGKRLHPEGSLPTYNEVVFGTNETGLQYYRAFFDPTTTYYRRKHRERMMMTQIIGPAQKIQPVRTVVPLDDFLTPEDVQTVATFERDGVYSQFQTFPPANDLFGGAFDPAHAGWAAPVSDTWTYTIPPKATPGTYLVTVKGRRTYLGEDIPYSRTVPIQVDSPKPTQAPLTTGPCTTCHSEGGELSKVLHANDNRAACAGCHAPLGFELEGPIFVRTHFIHSRSDRFDAPTQQCNSCHLTAESIQRTSKAACMSCHKSYPDSHVKQFGAIESMYVGGGPESFQQCTGSCHKTHPGSRL